Proteins from one Microbacterium proteolyticum genomic window:
- a CDS encoding cysteine desulfurase family protein, translating into MSLYLDNAATTPVRPEVVEAMAPYLTRWFGNPSSHHEVGEAAASALEDARARVAAILGMRTGDIVFTSGGTESNNTAIKGLVLGSGRRHLITTAIEHESVLASADYLARLHGVDVTYAPVDETGTLSPDALADALRDDTALVSVGYANNEVGTVQDAAALAAVAKARGVPLHLDAVQAAGWLPLAGLGADAITIAGHKIGAPKGTGILAVRGRLPLEPLLHGGGQERGRRSGTPDVAGAVAIATALTLAEAERETEAAVAVRQRDAFVAGVLAGVPGARLTGHPVHRLPATASFVFPGVNGETVLLELERRGIVSSSGSACAAGSDEASHVLLALGIDPDDARTAVRFTFPHRMTQNLDAVAIAVAEAVTAVGSRG; encoded by the coding sequence GTGAGCCTGTACCTCGACAACGCCGCGACGACCCCGGTCCGCCCCGAGGTCGTCGAGGCGATGGCGCCGTACCTCACCCGGTGGTTCGGCAACCCGTCGAGTCACCACGAGGTCGGCGAGGCCGCGGCATCCGCTCTCGAGGACGCCCGCGCGCGCGTCGCCGCGATCCTCGGCATGCGCACCGGTGACATCGTGTTCACCTCCGGCGGCACCGAGTCGAACAACACCGCGATCAAAGGCCTCGTCCTCGGATCGGGGCGGCGGCACCTGATCACGACGGCGATCGAGCACGAATCCGTCCTCGCCTCGGCCGACTACCTCGCCCGGCTGCACGGCGTCGACGTCACCTACGCCCCCGTCGACGAGACCGGGACGCTCTCCCCCGACGCCCTCGCCGACGCGCTCCGCGACGACACCGCGCTCGTGAGCGTCGGGTACGCCAACAACGAGGTCGGGACGGTTCAGGATGCCGCGGCCCTCGCCGCCGTCGCGAAGGCCCGGGGCGTGCCGTTGCACCTCGACGCGGTGCAGGCCGCGGGGTGGCTGCCGCTCGCCGGGCTCGGCGCCGACGCGATCACCATCGCGGGGCACAAGATCGGCGCGCCGAAGGGCACCGGCATCCTCGCCGTCCGCGGGCGACTCCCCCTGGAACCGCTGCTGCACGGGGGCGGTCAGGAACGCGGGCGGCGCTCGGGGACCCCGGACGTCGCCGGCGCCGTCGCCATCGCGACCGCGCTGACGCTGGCGGAGGCCGAACGCGAGACCGAGGCCGCCGTCGCCGTGCGTCAGCGCGACGCGTTCGTCGCGGGGGTGCTCGCGGGTGTCCCGGGCGCGCGACTCACCGGGCACCCCGTGCACCGTCTGCCCGCCACCGCCAGTTTCGTCTTCCCCGGTGTGAACGGCGAGACGGTGCTGCTCGAACTCGAACGGCGCGGGATCGTCTCGTCCAGCGGCTCGGCGTGCGCGGCGGGCAGTGACGAGGCCTCGCACGTCCTGCTCGCCCTGGGCATCGACCCCGACGACGCCCGCACCGCCGTCCGGTTCACTTTCCCCCACCGTATGACGCAGAATCTCGACGCCGTGGCAATCGCCGTCGCCGAGGCGGTGACCGCCGTAGGATCACGCGGGTGA
- a CDS encoding glycosyltransferase family 2 protein codes for MSSPAITVIVPGRDVAEFAGEALRSLQTQTLERWRAVLVDDGSTDDTRRLFADAAAADPRFELVEHDEPRGLGAARNSGLDLVDTPYTAFLDADDRLRPGALERLWTTLESSRSDFVVGAYVRLRPDADGPEYTAGDVQPWVSAATDPARTGTTLTEHPSASGNIVAWSKLSRTDFWHAHGLRFPEGRYYEDQVVAQRMYTLATAFDVVPDVVVDWRERRDRSSITQRLSEVDVLRDYLEALGEGIAVLRAAGADAAVAERGRLIRTLDLPPLQRIAETHPDPVYRIALEAFLETLPA; via the coding sequence GTGAGTTCCCCCGCGATCACCGTGATCGTCCCCGGCCGAGACGTGGCCGAGTTCGCCGGTGAAGCCCTGCGATCGCTGCAGACGCAGACCCTCGAACGGTGGCGGGCCGTCCTCGTCGACGACGGCTCGACCGACGACACCCGCCGCCTGTTCGCCGACGCGGCTGCCGCCGATCCGCGCTTCGAGCTCGTCGAGCACGACGAGCCCCGCGGACTCGGCGCCGCCCGCAACAGCGGCCTCGACCTCGTCGACACGCCCTACACGGCGTTCCTCGACGCCGACGACCGTCTCCGGCCGGGGGCGCTCGAACGGCTCTGGACCACCCTCGAGTCCTCCCGGAGCGACTTCGTCGTCGGCGCGTACGTCCGGCTGCGGCCCGACGCCGACGGGCCGGAGTACACCGCGGGCGACGTGCAACCGTGGGTGTCGGCGGCCACCGACCCCGCCCGCACGGGGACGACGCTGACGGAGCACCCCTCGGCATCCGGGAACATCGTGGCCTGGTCCAAGCTCAGCCGGACCGACTTCTGGCACGCCCACGGGCTGCGCTTCCCCGAGGGGCGCTACTACGAGGACCAGGTCGTCGCACAGCGCATGTACACGCTCGCGACCGCGTTCGACGTCGTTCCCGACGTCGTCGTGGACTGGCGGGAACGCCGCGACCGCAGCTCCATCACCCAGCGTCTGAGCGAGGTCGACGTGCTGCGCGACTACCTCGAGGCGCTCGGCGAGGGCATCGCCGTGCTGCGGGCGGCGGGAGCCGACGCCGCCGTGGCCGAGCGCGGACGCCTGATCCGCACGCTCGATCTTCCACCCCTGCAACGCATCGCCGAGACGCACCCCGATCCGGTGTACCGGATCGCGCTCGAGGCGTTCCTCGAGACGCTGCCGGCGTAG